In Calothrix sp. PCC 7507, one DNA window encodes the following:
- a CDS encoding NTP transferase domain-containing protein, translating into MAENFKSKKYAIVLAAGISSRMGICKTSLLWVEGKDLLNYQLEQWLNVGFTPVVVLGLHNSHRQKDFHPECITVINSHAYLGKTTSILTGLQQIPQDFEILAISAVDQPRNLNIYQHLVQSHEENLALITAPTYRGKMGHPLLFANEMRSHLANIQESSLGLRQVIQDFYPVICQVAFENPEVVVDINTPEIYQKCFGLYSTLP; encoded by the coding sequence ATGGCTGAAAATTTTAAATCGAAAAAGTATGCTATTGTGCTGGCTGCGGGTATTTCTAGCAGGATGGGTATTTGTAAAACTTCTCTACTTTGGGTTGAAGGGAAAGACTTATTAAATTATCAATTAGAACAGTGGTTAAATGTGGGTTTTACACCTGTGGTTGTGCTAGGTTTACATAATAGCCACAGACAAAAAGATTTTCATCCTGAATGTATAACTGTGATTAATTCTCATGCCTATCTAGGGAAAACAACTTCCATTCTGACGGGATTGCAACAGATTCCTCAAGATTTTGAGATATTAGCAATTTCTGCAGTTGATCAACCTAGGAATTTGAATATTTATCAGCACCTTGTGCAATCGCATGAAGAAAATTTAGCATTAATTACTGCACCAACTTATCGAGGTAAAATGGGACATCCATTGTTATTTGCAAATGAAATGCGATCGCACTTAGCAAATATCCAAGAATCAAGCTTAGGTTTACGTCAAGTAATCCAAGATTTTTATCCAGTAATTTGTCAAGTTGCTTTTGAAAATCCGGAAGTTGTTGTTGATATTAACACGCCAGAAATATATCAAAAATGTTTTGGTTTATACTCAACCTTACCTTAA